A window of Desulfovibrio desulfuricans contains these coding sequences:
- a CDS encoding InlB B-repeat-containing protein gives LQLKAVVTINNNGNTETKYCEVGDQVRVVAAQAPEGKKFSHWTVNEKPICYNESYTFTVYKDIAVTSVYVEEAEEIQKEVSVLCDVSYAN, from the coding sequence GATTGCAGTTAAAGGCGGTTGTTACGATCAATAACAACGGAAACACAGAAACAAAATATTGTGAAGTCGGAGATCAGGTAAGAGTTGTAGCAGCACAGGCTCCTGAAGGAAAGAAGTTTTCACACTGGACTGTGAATGAAAAACCGATCTGTTACAATGAATCTTATACATTTACAGTATATAAAGACATAGCTGTGACATCTGTTTATGTTGAAGAAGCAGAAGAAATTCAAAAAGAAGTTTCGGTTTTGTGCGATGTGTCCTATGCAAATG